A stretch of DNA from Carettochelys insculpta isolate YL-2023 chromosome 7, ASM3395843v1, whole genome shotgun sequence:
AAGAGCTCCGCCTTCTCTAAAAAGGGTATTGAATGCTGAATGTTACTGAAATGTACATGGATGTATTGGATGGACTGTCTGAGAAATTACCATCATCACTGAAAGTGGAAAGCACAATGAGACAGCTGGAGCAATAGGCCCGTATACACTGAAGTTATAACCAAATGAAGGGGCCAGGTGGCAGCATCGTCCTAGTTTTTAATATAGATGAACCACAACCATATTGTATAAGAGAGACTACGCAATGGAACTATGTTGCAGCCACATCACAGACAGAGATACTATGACTCAATTGTGCTCTTACTGTAGATGAGGCATAAGTTAGAAAGAACTGTGCTCTTCTTAGAGGGCCTGAGGTATCAAAAAATCACTTAAAGTGCTATTTATTACTATGATCACTTTGTCTTCTAGTATGTCTTTTCATTTGTTACCAATGTGTATTGTTAGTGGATGCATTTAATAAGCACCATGATTCTGAAAACCATGTGTTCATGAAAATTGACATTCATGCCAAGACACTTAATAAAAGTGTCTGAAAATATCTTGGATCTATTCACTGATCAACAGCTTCTTGTTTGCCGTAGCTGAATGTCCAGATTTCGTAGCTGTTTCAGAAACCCTCGATTGGGTGAAATCCATCGATGTTCCTTCACTGTTTTGATGGCTTTGACCAGCGGAAGGTGATGTTTTATCATGAGGTACGCCAACACCAAGGAAGCTGACCTGCTTATTCCAACTGCACAGTGGACCAAAATTTTAGCtggtaaaagaaaatgaaaaccagACATGGTCAAGGAAGATCAGCAATACATCAGATGAAGTTTAGTGGAGAAAAAGAAATCCCCAAGAtggagaaaaaaaaccctgagacTATCAACAAAGTAGGTGGGTTAACAAGTTTGATTTCTAACCCTAGGATATACATCAGATGAACTGCTAGTGGTCTGGAGCCCAGTCCTGCTCACATAAGTAATACTTACTCATActggctacaggttgaacttctctagacTGCTATGGGCTATTAAATAAGGCTGTGTTTTACACATTTGcattgattatttttttaaatttacaataTATAGCAACATACTAAGACAACAGACCATCCAAGGCTGAATACAAGCATGGCTATTAAAGATAAGTAGGCAAAACACAGGGGAGGCACACAATGTACAATCAGCCTCTGGATCTTGTTgctgggggccgggtgtgggggggtgggtatTGTGAAAGCCAACCTTATGaccaggttcaaaaaagagctagataaattcatagagaatAAATCCATCAATGTGGTAGTctgggatgcaaccccatgctctggctgCCCCTAGCTTCTTACTACCACAGTCTGGGAGTGAAGAACAGGAAATAGAGCACTTGATttcctgttcagttcattccttTTGAAGCACCTGACATTTGTTGCTCTCAGAAGCCAGGATACTGAGTTAAAATTACCTATTCTGatttgttcttgtgttcttatccCTCTTGGACCTTGTCTATGAGCTTTTTATACATGAATGAGTACATCCGCTCAAATCACATTACAGGATAGGTTTAAAACAGGGCTATATTAGTGAGAGTCTTTTACCTATGTATCTTTATGCTTTTTAACCTCCTTTCCTCTTTCTTGTCTTAGCCGTATATGTTCTTTCTATATCTTGCAGCATTGCTGCTTTGCTCTCACAGGATTCATGGTTTCAGTAATTTGTATCCATTTTAAATATTCACTTTTCCTTTTTTAGATTAAGCCTTTCTTCCCAGCTACTTTCACCTTTGTTTTCTACCGCAGTCTCTCCTCGCCCTTTCTGCTGAGAGTTTGGTCTTTTTTTTATTCTCCTCTACTTCTCTGCATCCACCCTTGGTTTTTTTGAGAtactggaggtggggctggaaagAAAGAGGTACTGAGCACAGGTTGCACACAGTACTTGCCAAAGAGTGAGGAGGTGAGCAAGAATTAGTAGGTATCGCCCTGGAGATGTGGGTGAGTTGATGGAACTTGTGGCACAAGCCTGTTAAAATAGCATGAAATCTTAAACCACTCTTAACAGCAATGGTTTCATACCTCCTGGTGTGTTCAGGGCTTTATTTATAAACTCTGCTGCAGAAAAAAAGTACTGGCTTATGTCGAAGTCTGGAAGGTCATAAGCTGGTACACCATAATATTCAATGGATGTGCCGTAAAAGTCTTGGCCTCCTTGGCAGAACATTGTGCCATGGGCAGCATTTAAAACATGGGTAATGCCCATCTTCCATAAACCAAATCTGTTGTGAGCTGTAACTCTAAGGAAAAGACAAACATACACAGATAGATTTGCAGAGATTTTACAGAGCAGGAATTTTCCAGGGCAGAAATTAAGACATTGCTGCTCCAGATGACACAACAAGTAACCACCCAGTCCTAATTTTGTCTCTCATATATTTGAAGGATTGCACTGTTCAAACGTTCATCAACGAGCAAAACCAAGAACTGACTCAATGCAATACAGTTCTCATAAACCACGCTCCCAATAAACAGGAATACCAGAATTGTTGCAGTCTAGGGGTGGGAACCCACTGTGTTGCTCTTAAATTCTTCCAAACCATTCCATAAAATTATACTTACAGGTCTCCCAAGAAGAGGTTGGGCCATACTTCATCTGTGTGATTACAAGAAGGTCCGCCAGTGTTCAAAAGCTGCTCTATGTCATTAAGTGTAGGGACCTCAGCTGTACATGTCTCAGAACCTTCAGGGTCCTTTGAGAGCAACACACCCCCGTCAGCCATTGTCATTGAAACAGAAGCTTTGCTCTCAGAAATCTGAGAAACTGAACCAATGCTGTGCTGTCTGCTTGAAGTTTGCCAAGATTCCCAGCTGTCATTTTTAATCCAGGGAGAGTAGTGGCAACAGGTGCTGCTCAGCAGCATGGCAATAGCCTATTCGACACACTGCAAAAGAAACACGGTAATCCCCTCTTCAGAGACAGCCATGAAATGATCAACAGCACTAACAATGAGAGCGAAGCAGTGTAATTATCATTTGAAATACGGAAAATATTTTAAGTCATGATGAGCTAAAGCAGAGTATATTTGTCTTTAGTGTTTTGTGTGGTCTCTCCATCTGCAGAACCTCTTCCTGGAGTCCTGGCTGGCTTTTCCACAACAGAATGAGGCCTCTGCCATGTGCCAGAAACCCTCTCCTCCCAGTGGGCTGTTGGTCTCATTCACTCGACCATCCCTACCTTCTTGTGCAGTCCCTTTCTTGCCTGTATGATGGATTTTACCCATTCCAGAGATCAGCATTTAGTGCAACACGCCTTCGCCTGCTGGTTGTCAGCCGAAAAGACTAACTTGtcaggcactgccagcagggagaaGTGGGTTGTATTAGGATGGGAGGTCAAAGGCTGAGACTGAGTGAGCCTGAAGATCATTCCAAGCATGATTCTTAACATGTGGATGCTCTCAGCAGCCACAAACCCTACCCCATCCCTCAAAATCCTAGTAACTTTACAGGACCCAGGCACCCCAACTCCCAGGAATTAGCCACTTAACTattaacaaaacaacaaaacaacctTAAGCAGTgtcagctttttttttatttttcagctgaaattttTAGTTGAAAAATGCATCCCAGATGCAACCAAAATTGTCCCATCCCTCCCACGGAGACAGGAATGTTAGTCTTGATCCAGGGATTTCCAATATGTATGTGCTTGCTATCTCCCTGCCTGCAATGCTCCCATCTCCCAAGACGGACCTGTTGTCATGTGCTATAAAATTGTGAACACAGCAGTTGCCATTAGAGACATCTAGCTATATATTAAGGCTTGGTGAAGAACAAACCTTCCAATCACAGCAATATGCATCTCCAAGATACACAGAAGCTATTGCAAATCTAACTGCTACAAAGCCATGCACACAACTGAAGAGATTCCAGTGACCAAGTAGGCATAAGGATGAATGTTGAGTGGATTATGATGTCGCTAGTGATCAGCCATGCTCCTGTGCTTTGGAGTATCTCACTGAATGAACTACTAACTTTTCATCTTTGGGGGAATGGGTCATGGATCATATTCTTTACACTAAAGACACCTGAGACTCCTAAATCTCAGACTAATCATCTATTACTAGATATCAAGTTGATTTTTCTTTCACGAGGAGGCTCTTCCATTTGAACTGTGTATTTTGGATGTTATAACTCCCTCAATAAAGAAGGTTTGAGGGAAAAAATTCTCATTTTTGGTTTCAGCCAACAAttaattttactttgttttgcaAAGCATTAGAAAACAAACTCTCTTTCTCAACATaacaagcagcagcagtagtGCAAACTTTTACGAAGTTGCTTTATTAATGCTCCACCTAATATTTTCAGCCTATTTCCACGGTCTTTGCCATTCAGACCAGCTGGATAATGAATATTTACACTGTGAGTGGTTTCTAAGGTTTTACAATGCCCTATgactcttcatttttaaaaaataaataacagcttttgctttttttgctgTGACAAATGAGCTACTTATAGAGGTGAGAATAGGGGTGCACTCTGGTGCGCAGCTTCAGCAAGAAGtagctgagctgtggcaaaagccagcagggagctaatTAAAGAGCTGACAGGGACTCAGGTTGCAgcaggacagtacctgtaagacgttttaagttactttcatctcTCCCTACCCATGTTTTTGCCATGACAAAGAGTTAATGTTTTATCAATACTTGTGCTATTAGCTCTCAGCCATCCATTCCCGCTTCTGGAAAGCTTCTATTTTATGAGAAGTCGCTGACCGCTAGCAATAGCACCGTTATGCTTGCATTTAGctatgataatttttaaaaaccaaGCCTGGTCAGTACGTTGAAAGATTTCAAAAGAATATTTGGAAATGTATAGGCCAAATGTATCACTTCCGCACCAGACTGCTGCTTACAGTTTTCATTCAGGATTACAGTGCTGTTGGTGCAAGTACAAAACCCAAAAAAATGAAGCCGATTTCTCTTTAGCCAGTTAACACACTTGGATTTGGAAGCATAGTTACCTGGCTTAGTTTCTTTgctagaacagagacttcacaaGCCATGAGAATCTTTAATTTGCTCTTTATTAGCCTTGGGGCCTGTATTGTTGTATATGTTGTTGTTCtgttttggtgggggtggggggatttggCAATATACACATCAAATGACTTCATTGCTTTTTATTAATATTACATATTTTATTAAACTGTATTAcaagtactttttaaagtcacacaTCCCATTTTGAATTATGTATATATAAGCAGAAATATGGACAGTTAAGGTTGCTATGGGAACCTTAACTCTGAGTTTCCTGATTAAAACTCACAACCTTAACAATGGCATAATATAAAACAGCATATCAGTGACAGTTTCCAATCAAAGCACCACCCCATAATTAAAACTTGTAAAAGATGCTTCTTGGAGACTTAGTTGTTTTAAACAGCTGTAATatagcatttattttaaattcttaGGTTGATACACCGGCATTGCCACGACATATCAAAATCAGTCATATCAATCAATTTATGTCATGTGACATGAAGTGACATGAAATAAAGTGACTGAATTAGGTTTGTTGGAaactgctgtttaaaaaaagcaccAAGTGTTTAATGCAGTCTTACAAAAGTACACCAAATTTAAGTGGGTAGAGGCAGCCTCTAATTTTGAAATGTAATGACTAAATTAGTTACATTGAGAAATAAATATTGCATCGTGCTGTCACTTTTCTGTACAGCAATTTGGCAGTTTGTGGAAATAATGAATCTAGAGAGACTAACACCGCCATTACCAGTGAAAACTTACAATGAAGCCCATTGGTCTAGGTTCTGCCCAGAACAAATCAATAAATTCAAGTTTCAGTAGCAATAACAAACTTTGAAATTGACTTGTATTTTTGCAGTCTGTTTTCTTAAAGTCTTCTCATTTATAATAGCAAACCTGATTCTGCACTCTGTACATTTGCACAAATCCCAGTGAAACCACAGGGTGTGTGACAGCAGAATTAGGCCAAGTTGTCAAATAATTGAACTTTAATTCAAAATTGTCCAAGATACTTTAATTAAAATTTGTTCTGGAAAAAGAATAAGAATTTCTGCCCATAATTGTATGCCCTGATCTCACTTCAGATCTCACTACAGAACAGCCCTGAAGTCAGCATAACCAGCTGCAGGACCAGCACAGATGTTTCTCTGCTACTCCTATGACTGAAATGAGAGAGAGCCACAATTCTGCCCCCTGAACATTCACAACTGCTCTGATATCCTGTTCTCTGACTTTCGTTACAGAACCTTCAGTCCCAGCCTCATAGATATGTAACTGGCTAGCACTATATGGAAGTTTGAGAGAATGGGTTTCCTTACTAAATTTAGAGGCTATCACACTTCTGTCTTTTGACCCCCACTTCTCCTGCTGTTTACGTTAGAGCAAGCCACTTGACATCCAGGAACTTCCTACAGTTTTCCTTTGATTTGAGCATTGTTTCTGGTACCATACCAGAAACACACAACTGGTGCTGTGACAAAATGAGTTTTGCAGAACATAATTTCCCTCTACTGATTTCATTACACCTCTCAGGTCCTCTGGAAACCTCATACAGggttagtctggcactctctggtctggcaatatgtGTGATCTagtgtgattttagttatccagatgtccactcatggctgtggccaagtttcccacagtcccataaagtttgtatacagacaccagtcctggctctcagtgttccatgctatTATTTAGATCtattttaccccaaatgtcttctaagagcccagtaagcagtggaagtgttggtaatgttgctagacaatattgatgtcttgtggttcagcaaattctcgtttggcactggtcaggtcccaagaatgctggactagcaaggttcaacctgtatagtcaAATTAGTGATAATGAGAAAGTGTATCATAGAATTGTCCTGAAACTTTTGTTCACAAGGTGTGAAAAATAGGCATGGAAGCAAATAGTATTAGAAAATATTACATAGTACCAGCAACATGTGTATGAGCAGTCCCTTGCTGACATACAAAAAGTAAAATGGTGAGTGAGAGAACAGTGAACTAAGTCACCTTATGACAATTAGTGGTTTCAGTCCAAAACCGTTACAACTGGAACTCTTTGTTGGGATTGGCAGTGTTGGCAGAGTGGCTAAGGATTGGTGCTTGGTAATACCCATGCAAATTAGGAGAGTAAAGGAAGGGATTTGAAGTTAGAGAATTTAGAATAGCCAACATTTTTGCTACAAAATTAAGCGGCAAAAATGTCACTGAAGTGAGCTCAGGACATACAATTATGGACAGAAATTCTTATTCTTGTTCCAGAACAAATTTTAATTAAAGCATCTTGGACAAGTTTGAATTGAAAGTTC
This window harbors:
- the LOC142016005 gene encoding dual specificity protein phosphatase 13A-like, which codes for MLLSSTCCHYSPWIKNDSWESWQTSSRQHSIGSVSQISESKASVSMTMADGGVLLSKDPEGSETCTAEVPTLNDIEQLLNTGGPSCNHTDEVWPNLFLGDLVTAHNRFGLWKMGITHVLNAAHGTMFCQGGQDFYGTSIEYYGVPAYDLPDFDISQYFFSAAEFINKALNTPGAKILVHCAVGISRSASLVLAYLMIKHHLPLVKAIKTVKEHRWISPNRGFLKQLRNLDIQLRQTRSC